The following are encoded in a window of Lactobacillus panisapium genomic DNA:
- a CDS encoding tyrosine-protein phosphatase, which yields MSDPVVLPIKSVRNPRDIGGYTGLLGRKVKKHRLLRTGNMSKIVPSDEQFLVDYGLKQIIDLRSPAECKQNPDQAIAGVKHYSCPLSVEDNTGGNGLDMQKEFAEYRRDQYAGFRMMCRRYHNHILTETAQHSFHHIIELIAQEDDGATLYHCSEGKDRTGLVTVILLYILGVDLEVIRQDYLYSNYLLNDYRASRDRQFKKAGENDRFRANMRVLGSVANAFFDTSLITVNENYGSLDSYIVNELAIDQDLQETIREKYLEK from the coding sequence ATGTCTGATCCAGTAGTTTTACCAATCAAATCTGTGCGCAATCCACGTGATATCGGTGGATATACGGGTCTTTTGGGACGTAAAGTAAAAAAGCATCGCTTACTGAGAACTGGTAATATGAGTAAGATTGTACCCAGTGACGAACAGTTTTTAGTGGACTACGGTTTAAAGCAGATTATTGATTTACGTTCACCGGCTGAATGCAAGCAAAACCCTGACCAAGCAATTGCTGGAGTAAAACATTATAGTTGCCCACTTTCAGTTGAAGACAATACTGGTGGAAACGGTCTTGATATGCAAAAGGAGTTCGCAGAATATCGACGTGATCAGTATGCGGGCTTTCGGATGATGTGTCGGCGTTATCATAATCATATTTTGACTGAAACTGCACAGCATAGTTTTCACCATATTATTGAACTAATTGCACAAGAAGATGATGGTGCAACGCTTTATCATTGTTCCGAAGGCAAGGATCGCACCGGCCTAGTTACCGTGATCTTATTATACATTTTGGGCGTTGATCTGGAAGTAATCAGGCAGGACTACCTGTATTCAAATTATCTGCTAAATGATTACCGGGCAAGCCGTGATCGGCAATTTAAAAAAGCGGGTGAAAATGACCGCTTTCGCGCTAATATGCGTGTATTAGGTTCAGTTGCCAATGCCTTTTTTGACACTAGCTTAATTACTGTTAATGAAAATTATGGCAGTCTTGATTCTTATATTGTTAATGAACTTGCAATTGATCAGGATCTGCAAGAAACGATTAGAGAAAAGTATTTGGAGAAATAG
- a CDS encoding FtsX-like permease family protein produces the protein MFLAIKEIKREKLRYGLIILMIFLISYLIFVLSSLALGLASENTQAIESWNAKQVVLNKNANVSMSQSVLNKDDLKKAKIGKDEALLGQTPVVVKSKQRSQVSAQFIGVKKSQFIYHDQELIAGRKASKAHEVVVDQAFKVKGYKIGDQLELNGMKQKYQIVGFVQNAKINIAPIIYGTLTSWKTLRQGMPNMRASAIISRNANYRYNDGNSKTYPIKQFINKLPGYTAQNMTFQLMIGFLFIISLIIIAVFLYILTMQKMHNFAVMRAQGIPSGTLVWSTVSQAIILVGIGVIIGLLAMLLTAKVLPAAVPMSFTPTIMLSGTLGMLLTGIIGSLIPIRSILKVDPAKAIGE, from the coding sequence GTGTTTTTAGCAATTAAAGAAATCAAAAGGGAAAAATTGCGTTATGGCCTAATCATTTTGATGATTTTTCTAATCAGCTACTTGATTTTTGTTCTATCGTCCCTTGCTCTCGGCTTAGCAAGCGAGAACACACAGGCAATTGAATCATGGAATGCTAAGCAAGTAGTGCTAAATAAAAATGCTAATGTAAGCATGAGCCAATCTGTTTTAAATAAGGATGACTTAAAAAAGGCTAAGATTGGAAAAGACGAGGCGTTACTTGGGCAAACGCCCGTGGTGGTAAAAAGCAAACAGCGAAGCCAAGTTTCCGCTCAGTTCATTGGCGTTAAGAAAAGCCAGTTCATTTACCATGATCAGGAATTAATTGCTGGAAGAAAAGCAAGCAAAGCTCATGAAGTAGTTGTTGATCAGGCTTTTAAAGTTAAGGGCTACAAAATTGGTGATCAATTAGAACTCAACGGAATGAAGCAAAAGTATCAGATTGTGGGCTTTGTTCAAAACGCCAAGATTAACATTGCTCCGATTATCTACGGAACACTCACCAGTTGGAAAACCTTACGGCAAGGGATGCCAAATATGCGTGCTTCCGCAATTATTTCCCGCAATGCCAACTACCGCTATAACGATGGCAATAGCAAGACATATCCGATCAAGCAATTTATTAATAAATTGCCAGGGTATACAGCACAAAATATGACTTTTCAATTAATGATTGGATTTTTGTTTATTATTTCACTAATTATTATTGCGGTCTTTTTATACATCTTAACTATGCAAAAAATGCATAATTTTGCTGTTATGCGCGCACAAGGAATTCCTAGTGGAACCCTGGTTTGGTCAACGGTTAGTCAGGCTATTATTCTCGTTGGAATCGGAGTAATTATCGGCTTGCTAGCAATGCTGTTAACGGCTAAAGTTTTACCAGCGGCAGTTCCAATGAGTTTTACGCCAACTATTATGCTCAGCGGCACTTTAGGCATGCTTTTAACAGGCATTATTGGCAGTTTAATTCCAATCAGATCAATCTTAAAAGTAGATCCAGCAAAAGCAATAGGTGAATAA
- a CDS encoding NADPH-dependent FMN reductase gives MKILAIVGTNAAFSYNRFLAQFIAKRYGDKADIEVKEIDKLTPFCRTEMADDSIKAWIEDIKSADGIVITTPEYDHTIPAALKSSLEWLGSHAGPNVMKMKPVAVAGTSYGSQGTGRAQEDIREILLSPDMSANVLPGNEVLIGQAPSKFDKETGELTDDATIKQLDGMMDNFFKFVEQANK, from the coding sequence ATGAAGATTTTAGCAATTGTTGGTACAAATGCCGCTTTCTCATACAATCGCTTTTTAGCACAATTTATTGCAAAGCGTTACGGTGACAAGGCAGATATTGAAGTAAAAGAAATCGATAAATTGACACCTTTCTGCAGAACAGAAATGGCTGATGATTCAATTAAAGCTTGGATCGAAGACATTAAGAGTGCGGATGGTATCGTTATTACTACACCAGAATATGATCACACAATTCCAGCTGCATTAAAGAGTAGTCTTGAATGGTTGGGTTCACATGCTGGTCCTAACGTAATGAAGATGAAGCCTGTTGCAGTAGCAGGTACTTCTTACGGTAGTCAAGGTACTGGTCGTGCTCAAGAAGATATCCGTGAAATTTTACTTTCACCTGATATGAGTGCTAATGTTTTGCCAGGTAACGAAGTTTTAATTGGTCAAGCCCCAAGCAAGTTTGACAAGGAAACTGGTGAATTAACTGACGACGCAACCATCAAGCAATTAGATGGCATGATGGACAACTTCTTTAAGTTCGTTGAACAAGCTAATAAATAA
- a CDS encoding NADPH-dependent FMN reductase produces MKILALSGSNANNSFNEALLKFIAKQFADKYDFKLATVKGLPMFKEGEDAPESVQTLSKEIEDADLVLIGSPEQQHSVTSALSSALEWLSCTSHPFKGKPVAIVSTSPMPQGGSRSQSRLKSLMTAPGFSAKIFNGDEFMMGTAPKQFDENGDLTDKSSVEFLGHFFDEVDDWYAQVTK; encoded by the coding sequence ATGAAAATCCTTGCATTATCTGGCTCAAATGCCAATAATTCGTTTAATGAGGCATTGCTTAAGTTTATTGCTAAGCAATTTGCTGACAAATATGACTTTAAACTAGCAACTGTTAAGGGATTGCCAATGTTTAAAGAAGGCGAAGACGCTCCTGAGTCCGTCCAAACCTTGAGTAAAGAAATTGAGGATGCTGATTTAGTATTAATCGGTTCTCCTGAACAACAACACTCGGTAACTAGTGCTTTGAGTAGCGCCTTAGAATGGCTTTCATGCACTTCACACCCATTTAAGGGCAAGCCAGTTGCTATTGTTTCAACTTCACCAATGCCTCAGGGTGGTTCTCGTTCACAAAGCCGTTTAAAGAGTCTTATGACTGCACCAGGCTTTAGTGCAAAGATCTTTAATGGTGATGAATTTATGATGGGTACTGCACCGAAGCAATTTGATGAAAATGGTGACTTAACTGATAAGTCTTCTGTTGAATTCTTAGGTCACTTCTTCGATGAAGTTGATGATTGGTACGCACAAGTTACTAAGTAG
- a CDS encoding ABC transporter ATP-binding protein, with product MTVIELQNVQKIYGKGAAQVQALKDINFKANEGEVVLIMGPSGAGKSTFLTIAGSLQKPTTGKVFISGKDIANISTKQSNSLRLNQIGFVLQAYNLVPFLTIQEQFELVDHVKKQGNITKETLQQLLDKLGITSLVSKYPGELSGGQQQRAAIARALYANPQILLADEPTASLDSAKVGEVGQLFKDLAKSYHKAVILVTHDPRLEKYADHIYEMMDGEMTKKQ from the coding sequence ATGACAGTCATTGAATTACAAAATGTCCAAAAGATTTACGGTAAGGGCGCTGCACAAGTTCAGGCCCTAAAAGATATTAATTTCAAGGCCAATGAAGGTGAAGTTGTTTTGATCATGGGACCTTCTGGGGCTGGGAAAAGTACTTTTTTAACTATTGCAGGTTCACTGCAAAAGCCAACAACTGGCAAGGTTTTTATTAGTGGCAAGGATATTGCTAATATTTCGACTAAGCAGAGTAACTCTTTGCGCTTAAACCAGATTGGCTTTGTTCTGCAAGCTTATAACTTGGTTCCTTTTTTGACCATTCAAGAACAGTTCGAACTGGTCGATCACGTTAAAAAGCAGGGCAATATTACAAAAGAAACACTGCAGCAATTGCTTGATAAACTGGGGATTACCAGCTTAGTAAGTAAATATCCGGGTGAATTATCGGGTGGTCAGCAGCAGCGAGCAGCAATTGCCCGCGCACTGTATGCTAACCCGCAAATCTTACTAGCAGATGAACCAACGGCATCACTTGATAGCGCGAAAGTTGGTGAAGTTGGGCAATTATTTAAGGATTTGGCTAAGAGCTATCATAAGGCAGTAATCCTAGTTACCCATGATCCGCGTCTGGAAAAATATGCAGACCATATTTATGAGATGATGGATGGCGAAATGACAAAAAAACAATAG
- a CDS encoding FAD:protein FMN transferase, with product MIENLALEQAVGQHHALGTAITLQIFGTTDDTLINESFDLIDHYEDLLTVNREYSEVMDINHAAGKKPVQVSSAVYDLVKLAVEQSRENFGFNALIGPLVKLWAIGFKGAHVPTDEQIKAKMKLTDPFSVDLDDENQTVFLQKEGMELDLGGIAKGWIADRIRDFWRAYGVRAGIINLGGNILLVGDSPKRASGQWTVGIQDPKKPRGKNISSVMVSACSAVTSGTYERYLIVDGHKYHHLIDPRTGYPVETDLAGVTTFTKNSVQAEIECKRLFFAGHPIANWHDDPDRIGAIFVYNDEHVEYDNFEQ from the coding sequence ATGATTGAAAATTTAGCTTTAGAACAAGCAGTTGGACAGCATCACGCTTTAGGAACAGCGATTACTCTACAAATTTTTGGTACAACAGATGATACATTAATTAACGAGTCATTTGATTTAATTGATCACTACGAAGACCTGTTAACGGTAAACCGTGAGTATTCTGAAGTGATGGATATTAATCATGCTGCTGGCAAAAAGCCGGTTCAGGTCTCTAGTGCGGTTTATGATTTAGTTAAGCTAGCCGTAGAACAAAGTCGGGAAAACTTTGGCTTTAACGCCCTAATTGGTCCATTAGTCAAACTTTGGGCGATTGGCTTTAAAGGCGCACATGTACCAACTGACGAACAGATTAAAGCCAAAATGAAGTTAACGGATCCTTTCAGTGTTGACTTAGATGATGAAAATCAGACTGTTTTTCTACAAAAAGAAGGAATGGAACTTGACCTAGGCGGAATTGCCAAAGGCTGGATTGCCGATCGGATTCGTGATTTTTGGCGTGCTTATGGCGTACGCGCAGGAATTATTAATCTTGGTGGCAATATTTTATTAGTAGGCGATTCGCCTAAGCGAGCTAGTGGTCAATGGACTGTTGGTATTCAAGATCCTAAAAAGCCACGAGGTAAAAATATTTCTTCAGTCATGGTTTCCGCATGTTCTGCTGTTACTAGTGGGACTTATGAACGTTATTTAATTGTCGATGGTCATAAATACCATCACTTGATTGATCCACGAACTGGCTATCCAGTCGAAACGGATCTGGCCGGCGTGACAACATTTACTAAAAATTCGGTGCAAGCTGAAATTGAATGCAAGCGACTCTTTTTTGCGGGTC
- a CDS encoding TetR/AcrR family transcriptional regulator, translating into MARKKEIGRNKILNIAYRMVVKDGIESLTARNIAKAGHFSTQPLYLEFNSMDELRTEVLRKIAENLKSNILQKKYTGKPMIDMDLSYIDFAKEHENLFRAMFVDGKFGSKIISDTLINLGIAKFKEQYKDTKHPDEKIMNIVIANWITTIGIASLLVNGIANFSQTQIVNVLSAQINDAILNDWLSESSTVSLFETDNKENKKKGKK; encoded by the coding sequence ATGGCGAGAAAAAAAGAAATTGGAAGAAATAAAATTTTAAATATTGCCTATCGAATGGTTGTTAAAGATGGTATTGAGAGTCTTACTGCACGAAATATTGCGAAGGCGGGACACTTTTCAACGCAGCCTTTATATCTTGAATTCAACAGTATGGATGAACTGCGAACAGAAGTTTTGCGCAAAATTGCAGAGAACTTGAAGAGCAATATCTTGCAAAAAAAGTATACGGGTAAACCCATGATTGACATGGATTTATCATATATCGACTTTGCTAAAGAGCATGAAAATCTGTTTCGGGCCATGTTTGTTGATGGCAAGTTTGGCAGTAAAATAATTTCTGATACCTTAATAAATCTCGGAATTGCCAAGTTTAAGGAGCAATATAAGGATACGAAGCATCCGGACGAGAAGATTATGAACATCGTTATTGCTAATTGGATTACCACCATTGGCATCGCCTCTTTACTTGTTAACGGGATTGCCAACTTCTCGCAAACGCAGATAGTTAATGTCTTGTCAGCTCAAATCAATGATGCAATTTTAAATGATTGGTTGAGTGAATCTAGCACAGTTTCTTTGTTTGAAACTGATAATAAGGAAAATAAAAAGAAGGGTAAAAAGTAA